The Nicotiana tabacum cultivar K326 chromosome 5, ASM71507v2, whole genome shotgun sequence sequence TATCTACAGAAGTATGATGGAAGTAATGGATACTTATGACATTGATGACTTGAAAATTGAGCACAAGTTTTGGAATATGTTCAACCTTTAAGTTTCTTGGCAGTGAACTCTATgtacttttgaaattataggttCAATATATATTCTGTGTCGAAAATACTCAGTTCAGTTGAACCGGATAAACATAGGCTCCATCGGCCCGTTTTACAATCAATACTAACAATTAGCACGAATAGCGCTTGTGCAAGATATGATGGGAGTAATGGATACTTACAGTTACATAGATGACTTGAAAAATGGCACAAGTTTTGAATCTTCCCCAGTAAGAGTCACTAAGAAAAGCACCAACAAGGGAACAGATGTAGACTGTGCCAGTCCATTTGCTCACACTATTAGCAGCATCAGCATTGTTTTCTTTTAACACTCTTGTCAAGAACAACACCAAATTCACTCCAACTCCAAAAAATGCTAGAGTTGCTAAAGCTTGATTCACTACATATTCAATATGGAAACCAAATGTCaattaaagaagaaaacaaagaagtgAAAGTATTAAACTGCTATTAAGAGACAAAGTAAGACAAATGCaccaaaatataaaatgaaattgGAGTGAAGTTTAGAGAGGATTGATgttcaaatttcaataaaaataagaaataatatttattttgttatttttataaaattaatgaaTTATGTTATTTAACATACCTATACTGGTGAAAAATAATACCAGGGGGTCGTTTGATGTAAAACAAGGTTATAATTCCATTTTCAATATGAGATAGTAGATAATATAAGAATTTGATATAAAATTATTGTAATATTAACATAGACTCCCTCTTATGGATTCAACATCCTCGTTGAGATTTTTTCCATTGCATGAGATTTGCCTAGATTCAACACTGAAGTTTTCCCCGCCTAACCGGGATTTGCCTAAACTCAGTTGAACTCTGATCTACCATCAGCAAGATTGATACAAAAGTGACTCTGATACCATCCGTAACAACCCAATctgctagtgatattgtccgttcTGAATTTAGGCCTTCACGGGTTTAAAACGCGTCACTAAAGTCTAAGACTTGTTGACTTATATATCCAGCATCTCTCTTATAATTTTACCGATGTAGTACCCTATCTATAATTTGGGGTGTTACAAATATAATCTCAAATTTTATATCGGAATGAAATAGTCAAAGGGAGCAAACCTAACTTGGACACTATcattatcaattttttttttttttttgggtcacATCACAAGGCAAAAAGTTGGGGATAAGTGAAAGTCCAGATCACCATAATTAGCCCCTCCCCCACCATTCAAGAACCAAAATTTTGTCAAGGATGACGTGGCAGTCCCACCACATCGTATCGTTGGTTTATGTCAGGTAGTATGTCTTTTCCCAGAACTGCATGGTTTTCTTGTCACTTCCTTATCCTTCCTCTGTCTTCCACAGGATTTTGGCTATTGCAGACAAGACCCTATCCGAGGAAGGAACCAAATGTCCCTCCTACTCCGGCTCCCTCTGAATGGGAGCCTCGGAGATAACAGTAAAATTATTTTCGTGTGATCTATTAGGTAAGAGTTCAAATCGTGAAAGCATCCATTAATACTTGCATTATATTAGATtgtctatattatattatttgggTACGGTCATTTCTGAAACCCTGCATGAATACGAGATGCTTTATCTAAAACAAGCTACATATTAAGTAATTAATTTAGAACTCATAAATTTCAAATCCTAGCTTCGTACCGTCGCTTAAATATGCCAAAAACCTAGGTATCTATGTATTTGAAAGCTGTCAAATAGTGCCTAGCAATAAGAGACTAGTTTTTTGACACACGTCTTGATTAGTTTTACTGCAAAATGTTAGGCTTTGGCCATTTCAATCATTTGTCATTTTCCCCTTCCAACATATATGATAGCTGGCTTCATTTATTACCTCACCTTATcaacctttctttttctttgttttttctcaCTCACAGAAAAAGCTCTACGTCGGTTAAAATTATAGAAGTGAATATTAGTCGTAACTTATgtatctatatttttcttttttaatcagtctaaaaaggaatgataattttttatatttaaaataaatttaattttaaactttcctttttagttttttATCGCCAATAAAAACATTTATAACTTGATTTATAAACaacaaatttaaaaattttatttttaaaattttatgcgcaatcaaataataacacataaagggtgtgtttggtataacggaaaatgatttcttggaaaataagtagtaatcttattcattttccgatgtttggtacgcaaattaagaaaaataacttctcaagagtattaataaataatttagatataataaacatgaagccataaactttcaaaccaacaaccttccggacccacaaatttcataaactttcaaaactgcggaatttcgaacccgtaaactttataatttttaaacctgttaacttccaaacacataaacctccgaactcataatgAACCGGTAAGACTATATTTTAGAAATGTTACGAGTGTTGAGTCTAACACAATCGGAAAAGTAATTTCCAGTGATAAGAATTGATTTGAATTATATAAATAGATATAATTTATATACTTAATTGATATAATTCTAACACTCAATACTCTCATAACTGTACATGCTGAACGTAGAATAATATAACTTGAGTAGCTCTAACAGTATATACCATGATTGAACTAATAAAAGAAATTAAGCAGATGCAGATATTACTAATAGTACTTTATGTCGTTTTCTTTTTTCAACGATAAATATTAAGAATTTTCTAATATGATTAATTTCAGGAATAAAAGCTTACGTAGAATCATAATTCCAGCCACCCATTTCCCACTTGTTTCTCTGATTGCTGGCTTTCCATTAAGATCAATAGTTCCATCCTTAGTGCAATCCATTTCTTCCCCTTTCAACTTCACCTGATGATCATAACAATAAAGTTCCAAaacaataaattaaataaatatatatatagatagcttaacaagttttagttttttttttcaaaaaaaaatttatattatcAGGTCACCTAAAAGTGATattaataatttgaaaaaaacaaGCATATTACATGTGCCTATATCATATTAAAACATAATATACTGATAGTGTAAAATTCTTCTCATCAAGAATCAAGGATTGGTAAATGGTACGCACTAGGAATAAgaacaaatcttttttttttttttgggtgataTATACAACTAACAATCTTGGTGAAAATTATTAAAAGAATGAACGGGAGCCATGGAACAACGACTAAGTTGTCTCCTTCATAGGTCCGGGGTTCGAGCTGTGGAAACGGtcactaatgcttgtattagtgTAGGCTGTCTATATTACACTCCTTAGAGTGCAGCCCTTTCCAGACCAAACATGAATGTGTGATACCTTATGTATCGAGCTGCCCTTTATTCGGAGAAAGAAAATAGAGATAGATGCCTAGATTGTAAGTACTAACCTCTTTTGAGAGTTCCAAGCATGCCATTGATATTGACTCTAAGATTTGCTTAAAAGATTTGGTATTAATGAGTATTATCAATGGTGGAGATGAAGAGAAGAACccaagagagaaaagagagttgAGAATAAATGCAACTGAGTGAAACTATATATAGAAGTTCGAGAGATGATAAGTGGAAGGTGGAGATTAAAGAATTTTTAATattaggaagaaaaaaaaataggcaCAAGACCAAATTTTTTTAACATGATGTTTTGGACGTAAGTATAGGTTACTTTTTGTTTGTGATTTAACACATCAAATTACCTAATATTGAGGGTCCATTTCAATATTTTTTCTTTGCCTCTCAATTGGTTGAAAGTTGATATGATACATGAAACACTTAGTGTAATGCTCTGTTGAATGATTTGGAGACCTATGTTTTTAATGGTGggaaatttttgattttgatCACTTTATTATAACCTTATTTGCTTTAACTAAGCATGAGAAATTATTAGTCTTTCCTTTTATCTTTCACAAATTTATGTGTTTTTAGCTAGTTTTTTCACACTTAAGATATTGACAATTTACGAAAACAATATCTCTACCTTATAAAGGTAGGAATAAGTTCTACCCCTTCTTAGACTCTACTTATGAGAATTCACTGAATATGTCATTATTGTTGTATGATATTGACAATATATAACTATACGATCCTGAATAGCACGAGCCTATTGTGGAGGATCCTGAGATGCAGTGGCGAAGCTACATGGTCATACGGGTGGTTAATTGACTATCCTTCATCGAAAAGTTGCACtatatatataggtaaaatacaACATTTTAGAGATATATAATACATATTGAACACCTTTTGTCGGATTCACTTTTTTCAGATTTGAATACACTTGGGGAAATTCCTAACTATGCCACTGCCGAGATGTTTGGAGAATCATTTTGATGATTTATACAAAGAATTTAGAATATTATGTTTGGTTGCTTAGGGACATTTTAGAACAAGCTGAGGAGAACATTAATTGTTAGGGGACTTTTGCAACCAAACGTACGTAAGTATAATATATTATGTTTATCGAGTTTTGCAGCATCTTGAACTTGGGGTTCAACATTGTTAGAGAAGGATAAGATTCCAGATTATGTGCTAATTTCACTTGATAACATTGGAATAACGTTGTTCTATCCAAATGGAGACATGAATCTCTAAAAAAAAATAGCTCGGTGCGctaagcttccgctatgcgcAAGGTCCGGAAAAGGGCCGGACTACAAGAGACATAAATCTCTTATTCTTATTAAGGATTATcgatttttttaagaaaaattaatttttccaAGGTTATTATGCCCAACTTATTGATATAAAAATCTCTTACGCATTATAATATGTTGAACCATTTTTTTAATAATCGTAGTATCCGTGCCAACTTGCGCATATTTCGATCTCTCCCACTAATATATGTACCGAATAACTCTGAACAGTAGAGAAAGCATAACTACTTTTATTCTTCCTTCTTAGTAAGTATAGCCCAATTTTAGGCAAACTGCAGTAAAGTCTTCAGTCGAGAATCTATTAGTAATAATCTTTCTACTTTCATAAGGTTGCAATAAAGTTTACGTATACATTATTTGTGAGATTTCGCTAGgtttgttgttgtggttgttgttatTGCGGTAAAATTTTCCACTAGGTTTGTAACCTCAAGGTGTCAAAAAAATCTTCCCACAAATTCCAATATGCCAAAAACAATTTCCCACGTCTCAGTTCAGATAATGTGAGTTAGTAGTGTGGTTTTAGCCACACAATGTCTTGAATCACTATCTTTAGACGGATCAATTTTGCAAACATAtcttaatttttccttttttgttccAAAATAATTGCGACAATATTCGGGCTAGATGACGTACATCTCGATTAATTGTTTCACTAAGTACATGCTATCTCTTACCAATTTAGATAGCAAATTACTTTACCTACTAAAGATTTGGTACGTAGATGAGAAAAATCatctaatattttaaattttgttgGTTTTATTATATCTATTAGCGTTTTTCCCACTAGGTAATGAcatgcatttatatatatatatggattttggtaaaattttgtGGCAAATTAGTTTCATTTAGTGTTTCTTCGATAGGCACAAGGAAAGAGACAAAAAACGAGATATCGTGTCCTCAGAATGAAGTCGCCTTTGTCAGGGTTAGTCTTACCTTTTAATATGGGAAATGAAGTCGTCTTTGTCAGGGTCTGTTTTACCGTTCAATATGGAATTTCCTGCGCGAATCTATATTTTGTTAGGCTGCAATACAAGTACTAGACACCGGCTGagaaaccaaaaagaaaagaaaacaagataTGTTTAAGAGTTAGGTATATTATTAGTTCAGAAAAAGAAATTTTTAATTAGGAATTTCTTTTTAGTGTGATAACTTTTTGACTTTTAACAGCTGGAGCCTGGATTCAGTGTCAAAATTCTGTAATTGGCTTTTCCCATCTCGAGCAGTTAACAAGAAAGAATGTTTAAGAAGAGTTGTGGAAAAGCTGTCATTAAAACTTTGTTCACAATTAGTGATTAGTTAAATTATAACTTAATTATCATCCTATATAGTTTTGTAAAAGGTAACGCGATTTAAGCAGTACATGTAAGCATAAACTTTAATTCATACCATGATCTTGAACATGATAGTCTTACATGTAATTGccatagaaaacatacctgaagcggAATTCATTATCTTGAAGCGGAAGCGTTAATTCAAAACTGGTTTCTCGCCCCTTGCCCTAACTTTATGTTACCGCCGCCTTTAGAGATGGAAGAGAGAATAAAAAAATATGGTAACCCTAATGGGTGGGGAGACgaccaatttatagaggttctcacttaatccggtacgtccatcaagtaaccgatcggacggatgagatttgctcattaattaaatattaattatgggccTAATCTTATTGGGCCACATACACGTAAGAAAATAGTGTACATTCTCCCACTTGGCCCAATAATCACATAATACTAATATTTAATATAGGAACATTAGTTGCGCATAAACAAATCTCTTCTATAATGTCCATCATAAATACCATAATACGATAAACTACTAAATGTGAGTTATGGCGGTtatatataatttatctacaTACTCCCTTCCATATACCACAACATTAGCAACTCATTGTACCAGGTCCATAAGCTATAAAAtattatggtccacaataatatctCATTGAGACTTATCCTgtaatatctcaaaacaataatgTGTACACCATTATGAGAAATAGGAAATCACTAATGTATATCAGAAACATATAAATGAGCTCAGAGTGTCAAAACATCATAAATACATCAGTCATAAATACAGCCAAGACCCATTCTATGTACGTGTTCTTTAAATATCTTTGGCTGTAAACCTTTCGTTAATGGATCTGCAATCATGAGATCAGTTCTAATATGCTCAAGTGACACTCTTTGTTTCTGAACTTCCTCTTTGACGGTAAAGTACTTTAATTCCATATGTTTAGCACATTTGGAGTACTTATCGTTCTTGGAGAAGAATACTACTGCAGAATTATCACAGTAAATTTTCAGCGGCTTGGTAATGGTGTCGACAACCCCAAGTCCTGAAATAAAGTTTCGCAACCATAATGCATGAATTGTGGCTTCAAAACATGCCACAAATTCTGCTTCCGTCGTGGATGTAGCAATAACAGACTGTTTGGCACTCTTCCACGATATTGCTCCTTCAGCTAATTGGAACAAATAACCAAACGTGGATTTTCTAGTGTCAATACATCCAGCGAAATCTGAATCCGAGTATCCAACAACTTCCAAATGCTTGGATCTCCTATACATGAGCATGTAATCCTTCATTCCTTTCAGGTACCTCAAAACTTTCTTTGCAGCTTTCCAATGATCAATTCCTGGGTTACTCTGATATCTTCCTAGCATTCCGACCGCAAAACTAATATCCGGTCTTGTGCAAGTCTGAGCATACATCAGACTACCAACAATTGAAGAGTAAGGAATTGATTCCATTTCCTTTCATTCTACATCATTCTTAaggcattgcatgagactaaatttGTCCCCTTTTTGAATTGGAACAATTCCTGCTGAACAATTATTCATGTTAAATCTCTCTAGAACTCTTTCGATATAGCCTTTCTGAGACAATCTCAATAATCCTTGTGATCTATCACGGAATATTTCTATTCCTATCACATAGGATGcctcacccatatctttcatttcaaaattcttagagagaaaatctttagtctcacgtaatatgcctaaatcattagcagcaagtagaatatcatcaacatataagactaaaaatataaacttgCTCCCACTGATCTTTTGGTATATACACCGATCAACGGTATTTTCCACAAATTCAAAAGATGTTATGGTATCATTAAACTTTATATACCATTGTCGCgaggcttgtttaagtccatatattGACTTCTTCAGTTTACACACCATTTGACCTTTTCCTTTAGTTTCGAAACCTTCTGGTtggtccatataaacttcttcctcgaGGTCTCCATTAAGAAAgacagttttcacatccatttggtgtaactctaaatcataatgagccaccaaagccataataattcttaacgagtctttctttgagaccggCGAAAAGGTCTCTTTATAATCAATGCCTCCTTTCTGAGTATAACCCTTGGCAACAAGTCTGGCTTTGTATCTTTCAATATTGCCATTTGAATCGCATTTGGTCTTAAAGACTCATCTACACCCGATTCTTTTAGAACTTTTTGGCAATTCAACAAGATCCCAGACTTTATTGTATTCCATGAATTTTAACTCTTCCTTCATGGCATCAATCCACTTGTCAGACTCATTA is a genomic window containing:
- the LOC142180681 gene encoding secreted RxLR effector protein 161-like; translated protein: MESIPYSSIVGSLMYAQTCTRPDISFAVGMLGRYQSNPGIDHWKAAKKVLRYLKGMKDYMLMYRRSKHLEVVGYSDSDFAGCIDTRKSTFGYLFQLAEGAISWKSAKQSVIATSTTEAEFVACFEATIHALWLRNFISGLGVVDTITKPLKIYCDNSAVVFFSKNDKYSKCAKHMELKYFTVKEEVQKQRVSLEHIRTDLMIADPLTKGLQPKIFKEHVHRMGLGCIYD